The DNA segment GTTTCAGAAAAATTGTACTACGCAAATCTACTATATTCCAAACTTCATCAAAATCGTTTCAGCCGTATGAGATCCGTCCAACTAACATGCACACCCAACTTAAAAACATACGAGGTGACTCAATTATTATCCGCAATATAGATGTATTTCTGTTCATGTTGGTAGCACTGTTAATTTGCGTTAATAATGCATTCTTTgcttatttgtatttatatctaGGCTAGTTTCAAACTGCAGTTTTTATTCCATCATCACTGACATGTTGTTAATTATAGCCGCTCCACTTGTCATTTGCACCAACGTTCATTGAACCGATTTCCGAGGTCGGAAAGTGTATCAGGGGAAATTCATCAAAGCTTTCAGTGCTATATGGTAATAGTGTGTTTTACCATAACTGAGTGttcatgaatgaaattcaataaattttgtcCACTCTCCTACCACGAAAAACGGTTGATCCCACTAATCATTATACTTTTATTTGGTGCAGATGAATAGTGTAGCTGCCATAATTAACAGCATGCCAGTGATGATAGAATTGAAACAGCTGTTTGAAACTAGCCTAGGTATAAGCACAAATTAACAAAGAATACATCAGAATACATAATCAATGTAAATCAACAGTAAACCAACATAAAGAAAAATACACCTATATTTCGGATAATAACTGACTCACCCTCGTACAAAAAATTGATCGCTTAAAGCTTCGTaccgtacagacttgagcgagCACCACGATCATGCACATTTCACTactcatcagctgattatatcagTATTTGTATAGAAACAGTAAGTAACAGATGTATTAATAAGGGTaacatcagctgataaaaagtgaaatgcgtGTGTTCGTGACgttcaagtctgtacgcaccttaatagaaTAGGACGTACGAAAGCATTACTGACCTTGGCGCCTGTGAGAATATTGATGTAGCAGGGCAGACCGGACTCTTCGTCAACTCTGGTCTTCCAGCCGGCTGGCAGTGGAATGTTCTCCAAGCTGCGTTGAAATAGCTGCTCGTCAGATTCGGCGAGAGGACTCGAGCTGCCAGAATATACATTCGTCAAGTTGCCTTCTTTCTTCTTGTCATCCTAGAAAACAGCACAAACAtttgtttattgtattttatacaataataaattaagagcTAAAACGACCTAAAACAGAAGCGTTCATAAATTTCTAGAAATCTGCAATATTGACCAGAATTGGATAAGCTGATTATTCAATCCATTATAAGATTAATAAAAAATGCATTCATATAATTAAGGTGGAGTTAAATATTTGGAGAAAGTTGAGTTTTGACTtgtctattctgtttcaaattcaatatttcaatataatttataagtgAGTCATAAAATGTATACGGACAAGTTCTAAAGCTAGGGTTTTCTGTGTCAAGAGaacatattcaataataaataagataaTCCCATGAATTACTTACCAAGTATGTTCTTACtactataattttaaaataatatgattctcattataGACAGATAGCctgtattttatatattatcatgaatTGAGGATTTCTTTGAAATAGTAGGAATAATACTATGCAGTACTGGCAAGACTATGTCCCATAAATTCAACTACAGGTCTGCTTTCATTATACGgtactgtattatattatagtgtGTTCCATGGAACTTCCTAATTACATTGGGTGGATTAAGACATTATTCACAGTAAAATCTATACGATTAATGtggaaaatattcaaagaaaAACGCCCTAATTGCATTGGATTGAGTTATGTGCCTCAGAGTAAAATCTATTAAAAGATTTAGATGTACTTTTAAATgcgattaatttgaaaaatattcaaagaacTAAAGCTTCAATTTCGTTTCTTcaatatgatttttttcaagttgcAAGTATACAAAGAGTAGTAACAGATGGTCTTTCGCTTCCTAATAAGTTAAATCTCGGCATTAAAAGGTTTTTGGAACTTACATTTGAATTGAATCGTCTTCTGGGAGGCTTCCAACTTCTCTCTCCTGTATCGGTGTTGTAGAAGAACACTCGGCCATCTGATGTGACGAACTCGTTCCAAGAGCCCGACAACGTTCTTGTTGGCTTTTGAGATGGCGTCGGAGACGGTGGAGGCTGTTGTAGATAGGACCTTGTCTTGCACGCTTCAACCTATCCGCAACCAAAACAATATTCACAAATATGTGTGTTAATCATCATCAATCATGTGTTCATGCACATCAAagcaaaaattcaaattaaaaattggtTCATTCTGAAAGATTTCTTCTGTTTACTAATTAATGCCTCCTTTACTACGTATTTTACAAAATGTTCATTATATCAGTTGTATATAAGTGTCAAATGTTTTgttgatgaaattcaattttggAATGTAATAGAAACCTATTTTATAGCATTTTCATTATGGTACctcatttataaaaattgtaaactgttttgttgatgaaattcaattttgtaacgtagaatacttgaaaaatcaATCACAATCTCATATATCATTTGAGGAAATATTTTTCGCCTAACTAAAATACCCAGCAAATACTTTACTTCATACATCAACAACAGATTattcagagtaaaacaaggtgacgacgtctccgaattgaaggaaataagggctggagttccacagggtagtgttcttggaccagttctttatgtgctgtacacaagcgatcttcctgaattggatgcagtgacaatagctacttttgctgatgatactgcaatactggcagaaggggaaacagtacaagaagcagccacaaaactacagaatgctagcaacgattcagtgactggaccaaaaaatggagaattcgattaaatgagatgaagtctattcatatcaacttcacaaacaaaattatcaatgacccgattcgaataaatctgaatgggaatgtagtaccacacagcaacacagcaaaataccttggatgactcttgacgccaagttgaaatggaaagagcatatcaagatgaaaggagcgagctaggactcaaatacagtaaaatctattggctgttgggccgtcatcacaactctcattggacaacaagttattgatttacaaacaaattctaaaactgtctggacgtatggaattcagctttggggctgctctagaacatctaacatcagtcagattaaaacattccaaaacaaagtactgcggaacatggtgaatgcgccctggtacataaggaacagcgatttgcaccgagatctgcacatcccctatgtgacctgtgagataagacgattggcagcccatcatgagtcacgtcttcatcaacacgacaacaccgaagtcatccaactactagacaacactgaactcactaggaggttgaagagaacaaagcccctcgagttggtgtagtgctagtggagtgattaaagtatattgaataaaagtgtagtgaaataatttaaagtagtgaaattatagattggaactgtaggcttcactggaagactttagcaataaaaaattaatttaggataagaaataacagaacaaaattaatggttagtcctagtgactagttttaatagaaataacaaaaaaaaacaaaaaaaaatactttactAGAGTTCTTGCTACGAAACATCTAATAGATTGTTCAGCCACGAGATGAAACTCCGTCCACTTCAGGTCGCTGCAATTGCAAGATGTTTCTTGTGATTGAATTGACTGGAATAATAAAAGCTGATCTGTAGTTATCAGAAAAATACAGAGTAATATAATGGAATTAGTCAATATCCACTTACCCTTCTATTTCTGATCAAGGACGTCTTTCTCTTGTGCGGTTCCTGAGTCTTATTCTGTTGCATCCGACTAAGGCCGAGAATAACAGAGTCGGTTTCACTATCACTATTCACGCCATCCACATCTTCTCCATCAGTATGAATCACGGACTCGGATGTTGTTGAAATCTTCCTGTTATTCAGATTTTTGTCAATGTCGAGCAAACTGTCAGTAGAGCCTTTTTCAGAATTCGAGCACTTGACACTCTCCAGCGAATCTTTCAACGATGAAGACGCTCTAAGCTCTACAGAATATTTACCAATACTTTTCTTCTCATCGCTCATCGATTCAAGAGAGGGCTTATTCATTCCAGAATCACGGTCAATCAATGTTCTCAGAGCTTGCTTCGGACTGTACTTCTCTATTCTAGCTGAAGCCTCTTGAGCTATGCCCAGGTTTTGTTGGATCTGCAGTAGATGCTCTTCAGTTTTTCTAGAACTTTCAATGAAAGAATTCGAGACATTGAAATTCGCAGCCGATGTATCTTCACAGTTGACCATGATAGAAAGTACATTTTTAGTATTACTGTTATTCGGTTCTAAATGCGTACTGCTGTCAGAGCTTTGAAGAAGCTTTTCCTccattttattgataattgtgaTGTTTTCGGTGGGTTTGACTATTTCGACAGCCGCTGACTTCTGCCTGTGATTGTCAGGGCCCCAGCTACCAGTTTCAGACTCTTGAATATCGGATGTGTGCTGCCTTGcccatttctctctctcctgTTTCGTTTTGAAGCTGCCAACGTACCTCAGTTTTCTTTGCAGTGGAACAGGACTACTGATTGGATTATCGTCATCGTCGTCCACTCTGATTCTGGTCACTTCCTTGATCGATTCTGAACTATCAAATGCCGAATCTATATTACTTTCAACAGAATTATCTGAAGTTGAAGGGAGAATATACTTTTCTTTCTCCAAGCTGCCAGTATTAGCTGCAGTGTTAGCAGCGTTACTTTTCAAGCTGTTCGTTTTCAGTTCAATTTCCAAGGCGAGTTCTTCTAATGAATTGGAATGTGGTAGTTCTTGGGATATAGGTGACAATGAATCCATTTCATGGCTGACGGTGGTGGTTGCATCTTCTCCTTTGATTGGATTGGAAACAAATGAGTATCCACTACGCTCAGCAGGCTGTGGAGGCGATTTATTCCGTTTCTCATCAATAGTATCTATTGCAGCAGGCATTTCACTCTGAAGCGGTCCACCATCAACTTCTAAATCTACATCAACGCTTCTGGAATGTTGGGGGAATTTTATATCTGGTACAACGTCATCATCTATTATAAATCCTTTGTCGTCTTCGGATTTTCTAAGATTGACATAATCGACTTCTGCATCTTTATCTTCATCTATTTCTGGAGGTGGTGCAAATTTCGGCAAAGGAGTCAATCCCAGCTTTCCTTTCAGGATTCGTTGTCTATCATCAGACGATAGCTTGACAGAGAACATCTTCTTATCCTCGAGAGAACAGGACCGATTCCTATAGCCCATATTGAAACCAATCGGTTCTTCTATCACCTGAATTAAGCTTTGATGTTCCTTTCCCGATTCACTTAGAACTACGCCCAAATCTGGAGAAGGAATTTCCTTTTTTACTTTGGGCCCCTTTGAATTTGTTctgtcttcttttttctcttttcccACACCCTTCTCCTCCCCTTTGGGGATTTCCTGAACATATGTTGCTGGTACATAGAAGGGACGTCTTTCGGAGCTGCGAATAACATGCCACCAATCGCTATTTGTTTTCGCTATAAGAAATAATCTTTCTCCGGTTGTTATTTTTATCTTTCTTCCATCTTTTGTAGAATACTCAAAATCGTACAAGACACGAACATTTACGTCATGCACTTCCATTGTTCGCCTACGGCTTCAATCTCATTCATTTGCAATTTCATTGCAATGTCATTATTTTCAAGTCGTGTCACACTCTGAAACAAATAGTACAATATAACTGTTAGACCTacatattgaatttaaataatggAATTCATAAGAACAAATAATATCACATTATATCAAAgttataggttatgtgctctaTCCAGCGGCTTTTTGCACCTCAAACCGGCTCTAACCAGCGTATTTGAGAGCCAGGGCTTATGATGTACAGGAATTTTTAAACGATGACCTGTCTCAAATACTATCTGGCTAACTTGCCAGTAAGTTGAAGAGCAAGGCCTTAGATGTTAACTAAGTGTGCTTTATCTTGATCGCTGCCATCTTGATAAATTAgtgttttgttgttttttacttttattgtgaaaagaCGCCATCGACCCCACAggtgtgggtaatggatgaggAAGAAGGTATAAGGTCTAACCACGTCTCTCTAGACGCACGTCTCGAGACGCCGCGACGGAATTGCACCTCAAGTGTAAAGCTGGGTttaaaccaaagttattaacaagatgttaatagcttaatccttatagattctattacatttagcgaaacttgacaaacacatatgttcatcatgtgtatgatgagttatgttcaatctaaaagaatctataaggattattaacattttgttaataactttggtgtaaacgcagctttaatttCTCGAActtcaaggatgaatattagagaataaaatcatattaatCCGAaaagaattcaattttaataaccCTATAACTAATATTTATATGACATTTGAAAATACAAAGTGCTATGAATAGAACTACTACTACCGTACTTGAAGAGAAAGTATGTTAACTAGAATAGTTCGATGAGGCCAAGTTGTCGCAACTTTACCCAGCTTATCTGCACCTGGTGATGGTTGAATCCCGCCTCATACTATTAACCAAGCATTAACAAAACCCAATCAAGGTCTTAAGTTAAATCTAACATTAAATATTATACCTTGTACCGTATTTAGTACCGAGTTTGGCCCAAATATACCTCAAGTTAGACAAGAAATCGAATAGTGAATGGCCCACTTCAGTATAAATCCATAACTTATGAACTTTAAcataaatatcataatattcttaaaCTATATCAAAAACTTGAACAATAACTCAAAACTTCATAGAATAGTCAACATTGAAAGGCACAGATAAATGAGTAAATGTTTTTGAAGTAAAACTTATGCCAGTTAATGTAGAGCAAATGTTCAACAAGATAGCAACATTTATGTTCAAAGTTCATTCCATCAACCAGATTTGAGTACGGTACCTTTAAAAAGTAAATGTAtgtatattaatataaaatacacCCTACCTAATTGCTTCTAAATTTAGACTATTAAATATCGTAGTTTTTTATTCCAAGTTAAATCACCTCTTAGGTATCTCAGAGGTAGCTCTGAAACTAATAGATTCTGATTGACCATTGCTATCATCCGAGGTTATGTTTACAGTTTTGATAACACCAAAAAACCAACATATTATTAATCCATTAAACGTAAAATACTTAAAAAAGAATAATTGCTTTTACACTTATGATACAATAAAGTTATAATGAAATATCTTAGATTTACATGTAAACATGAAGTAGTTTCACGGAAATGTCAAGACGTCATTAACCCGGAAAATTAGTCTCTGGATAAATAAGATAATTGTGTTTGGAATATAACAattgtaatttataaaaatatactttattaATTATAGTCAACATACCTTTAAATAGAAACGTAGTCCAAAATAATTGTCATttcttaaaataataataattagcaagCAATTCCTGCCCTGCCATATAACCTTCAACACTGCTGATTTGATAACACAGCTACTATATTCTCAAAGCTGAAAATAAAAAGATATATAAAATGTAGATTcccaatatatatttatttaagcTTAGAATTTTTATAATGAAGATCTTAtgctaataaatattttcaataataactccTCAAATTAATAACAGCAAGCCTAACCCTGTTGTCATTAGGCTCTCTCAACAGATTGAATTGCTTGTTAGAAAGCTGTTTGTTGTAACTGTCTCCGATAAGTGGTTGAATgctcaataattttattgtgtcACTGCAGCATACGACCATTCGATTGgcttaaaatttgaaacatggACCCCTTTATTATACTCTTATAGCAGATTTAGCTTGCCAGCACAATTTGGAAGCAGCAAAAAAACTAGTGGAGGGTTCAAGATAGGCTcaggtatttatttttaaaaaacagtattgaatctaaataaaaatgttaaattcAACTTTCTTCTGTGTTTTGTTTGATTAAGACTATTTTAGTGACAGAGTGTAATTTCAGTACCAGCATTTGTCAAGCTAAACTTTTCATTTCGATTCCATCATTCGTTAATTAATACTTTTCAAGCACGTTCCATTTGAGTCTTCACATTGACAGGAAATTGTCTTTTAACAGATTGACAGAAGCCACAGAGAAGCTCTTGTTTTACTTGGCGCTTGATATCTTTTTCCCCGCGAAAAGTTGAATTGTTCAAAACACCTCGGACCTCAAGACTAAATTATGGGTGTGGCATTTTCAAAAAAGGATTATTACTCAAGATTGGTTGTCAATTCTTGATTGCTTTAGATGAATTATGTATTCTGAAATATCACAAAaatctttcaaataaattacaagtagttctgtgaacagtagacctcacgcagttttctcatccacaagtacctgatgtcacctgttctagttgattcagttgaatcataatttactcttaaaaactgttatttttgttttctccaagatcaaaaactcacttatggtaataaactcagttcacgtttaaaTTTGTACCCCTtatgataattcatccagtcccgtgataatctttccatctgatagaaatattaactattttaaaattatttcttttcaatgaagaatattataatttcttcagcattatttagttcattaaatcatttcttattttattttcaatcacctattaaatttgttcttcaaatgtgagaatattatttacactgatgggcacgcatcataaaaaatattgaaacccaaCTGtcagaaatagacacggccagacatctgtgtaatgcatgccaTGAATAAtctacttgtcagctgattgaaaatgaataattctatagtctgattgatcctatcttaaAAGTTGATGATATTtaattatagtgatatcagagcaTGGAGGAtactccttttcttttcatattatcctactagtagttctgtgaacagtagacatcacgcagtattctcatccacaagtacctgattgaaactatagaccttatggaaatacagcaatagactggcttctccacacatctgtgtaatcacttagTTGATGATATAagtagctgatttatgatgaataattctatagtctgattttgactccaatattggcgtatgaaggaggctccttcttccttttatattatcctagaaatgcaaaatttccaaaaaaaaccttgtatatacgtcgacgcgcaattaaaaaaggaacacacctgtcaaatttcatgaaaatctattaccgcgtttccccgtaaatgcgcaacgaataaacatttaaacattaagagaaatgccaaaccgccgacttgaatctaagactatactagccgtcaggctcgcttcgctcgccatatccgtctagccagggggctccgccccctggacccccgacttgatcgtccaaaaatgagatcagcgggctcgcttcactcgcctgcattttccattcgagcatgcttcattccatcagaaagtcaaagtactgagaaaacgcagaaaagctgtgaaaaactttggaaaaacgctgattttgggcgtacggtatctttgatgaaatatcaaagtcatcttattacaaaatttttagaccctagctaaacctctgtaccaaatttgaacattttctgtctattacttgatgaaagaactgagaaaacgcaaaaaaccgctaattttgggcgtatctttgatgaaatatcaaagtcatcttattacaaaatttttagaccctagctaaacctctgtaccaaatttgaacattttctgtttattacttgatgaaagaactgagaaaacgcaaaaaaccgctaatttttggcgtatctttggcgttatttcaaattccttctaacgcAACATTATTaaacaccctagctgagctaaatttgaacattttctgtttatttattctcgataaagctgagagaACGCTAAAAAAAACgatggaaaaacgcagattttgggcatatctttggaaatttttccaaatccgttcttagtgcgcctctaaagggccaactgaacatacctaccaaatttgaaattttatgtcatatttttatcatatgttaggacgatccagtcgggggtccagactaaacgtctggctaaacggatatggcgagcgaagcgagcctgacggctagtaatataatataatattcccaggaatagctctgattgaagtagcagtgcccaatcaatttttccgcgataaatgcgtttcaatcttcaacttggtgccaccctaacaaagtcaactcaacttaatgtcaacccttaaaattattaatttagttaccagttaacaactctTTCGAAGAGgttctctctctagattatagttctatattaacatatggtatggacatttcaatcataattgagagatttgaataagaagaatttacatgctaaaagacgaactttaaacccttaaaaaccacccttagactTAAAATTCTTGCAAATCcgttagtgcgcctctaaagggccaactgaacatacctctaccaaatttgaacgtttttggtccagtagatttttagttctgcgagtgagtgagtcagtcagtcaatcagtgagggtgtgccatttcgcttatatatatatagatctaAGTATAATCTTAgactataattataatctttcgctcggtcaaaaatgcaaaatttccaaaaaccttgtgtatacgtaGGCCTATTGTctacgcgcagttaaaaaaggaatattcctgccaaatctcatcgaattctatcaccgcgtttgaccgtaatcgcgttacatacagacagacaaaagaaaatccgagttaaaacatagacctcactatacgttcggtcaataattgaccgagcgaagtgaggtctaagattcaagtcgatggttttgcatttctctttatatatgtttatatgttccgcatttacggcgaagcacagcaatagattttcatgaaattttataatattttagttatataggtatactatattatattatgaatatattatttgtaaacaCATACAGCAACagagagggaaaaaattaaacGTCTAGATGCATAAATAATATACTGGCAGACAAGTAATATTGTCTGTGAGCATTAAAAAGAATATGGtgaggcgcactcacacaactttccttgccgttctGAAAATTTCCATTATACTCGTAGGAAATATGTACCTAATAGTTGTGATATtggaataaatattaatattggaaatttatttttgattgtgatttttttgtgttttgatttcttttaggtacctatattgtattgtgttgattgattggttgaaatttattgattgggtTCATTTGAAATGGTATAGAATTAGGAATTTCCACTGAAAATTTAGTGATCTTGTGGCTGAATCTTGTGTGTAAGTTTTTATCGTGtgaaatttattttctgttGAACTTAATTGCGTCCGGGAAAACTCAAATTTTATACAGGGTTGAGGTATTCTCAAGGAACTGTACTTCCGTTAGCGATGGAAAATACAGgagtatttgggaatatttcaaacttgcattattttcctttcccacGGAATAATGCTCGTCTCCACGTGGACCGTTGTCTCGTTGGTGGAAGGGGAACATAATTTGCGTGGAAAAGTTCAGTTCGAATCAAGCCGCGGCTGAAGTCACAATTAATTCCAGAGGTAGCCTCGGGTCTCGAGGGCCCAAAATTAACGTGTTTGTTTGTTGTGTAAATTtgttaaaatgtattatttttagcCGTGTATTATGTTGAaatagtttattaataattaggGAAGTTAATGTGtgaatgtttattgaaacttcTAGTGAATCAACAATAGTATAGTGAAAATTCTAATAGATATATAATTCAAACGATGGTGAGTGCCATTATATTTTCTAGCTCATGTAAAAAACCCTATATAATTATGAACGAGTCCCTAGTTATTCATTTAGTAGAAAATTGAGTCAAGTCCACGCTACCTTCGAAAACAGTTAAAATTCCAGACGAACAGTTAGCAAAATCTACTATGGCAGTTTTATAGAATGTGCAATGAACGATGCAGATTATTTGGTGTCCTAATTTAAATTAGATTAATTCATttagctaagctctagactttaaacagctggagtcagaaaattgacttacAGAAATGGGGCACAGTAGCAGTTTctatgataatcttcattttctcatttctataattattggaaacgtttttccttgacgaaatgaaacattcctaaatagttcgaaatagctgaaactttacattactttctatttattttatgttcaattttcttgtttttaaaaatgtaatttaaacgtgaactgcgactacgccccgttttggaatgccaattttctgactccagctgtttagtTTCAGCATTACCGGCCCTTAGAAGTTAAATAGAATGCAAAAGCTTGTTGTTTGTCCAGTCCCATGACTCGCCCTTTAGTATTTTAGAGATCTCTCTTTCTACCCCCCATCAGGGGCGGTTACATATAAAATTGACCAGCTGACGAGATCAATTCTGTTATCTCCGccagtgaatgatttgataaaatcaacagttgcctctctcattaagtttgcataatatggataatcacatttcctagaatttcgagattatttttaatattaggtgaaaaatctggagtggcgcactcatacaactttcctagccgttatgaaaatttatcacctgacgctagatttcacgcgcatctcgagtctactattcaaagatctgagcctgctggtgacaggacaataacgctggagacacacgaagtttgttatctcttcataatgaatgatttaatagaatcaacagttgccaacagtttgcaattgaaatattaacattttctcgaatttcgagcttattt comes from the Nilaparvata lugens isolate BPH chromosome 1, ASM1435652v1, whole genome shotgun sequence genome and includes:
- the LOC111048059 gene encoding rho GTPase-activating protein 12 isoform X1, with the protein product MEVHDVNVRVLYDFEYSTKDGRKIKITTGERLFLIAKTNSDWWHVIRSSERRPFYVPATYVQEIPKGEEKGVGKEKKEDRTNSKGPKVKKEIPSPDLGVVLSESGKEHQSLIQVIEEPIGFNMGYRNRSCSLEDKKMFSVKLSSDDRQRILKGKLGLTPLPKFAPPPEIDEDKDAEVDYVNLRKSEDDKGFIIDDDVVPDIKFPQHSRSVDVDLEVDGGPLQSEMPAAIDTIDEKRNKSPPQPAERSGYSFVSNPIKGEDATTTVSHEMDSLSPISQELPHSNSLEELALEIELKTNSLKSNAANTAANTGSLEKEKYILPSTSDNSVESNIDSAFDSSESIKEVTRIRVDDDDDNPISSPVPLQRKLRYVGSFKTKQEREKWARQHTSDIQESETGSWGPDNHRQKSAAVEIVKPTENITIINKMEEKLLQSSDSSTHLEPNNSNTKNVLSIMVNCEDTSAANFNVSNSFIESSRKTEEHLLQIQQNLGIAQEASARIEKYSPKQALRTLIDRDSGMNKPSLESMSDEKKSIGKYSVELRASSSLKDSLESVKCSNSEKGSTDSLLDIDKNLNNRKISTTSESVIHTDGEDVDGVNSDSETDSVILGLSRMQQNKTQEPHKRKTSLIRNRRVEACKTRSYLQQPPPSPTPSQKPTRTLSGSWNEFVTSDGRVFFYNTDTGERSWKPPRRRFNSNDDKKKEGNLTNVYSGSSSPLAESDEQLFQRSLENIPLPAGWKTRVDEESGLPCYINILTGAKWFSSSDSAGRVYYFEENSNESSWTLPELSYVTNINEFSLLQSLTSASTQPKPPDVPAERNYNRVSKSKSMICDDRKEDVPAPQPKPKNWPNLEHGVLRILREGTLNRTKITENGKRLRKNWSSCYVVLNDLYLMFFKDHKSFSAMKSATLKPEMCIDLSGMHIDRGDKFSNRKNVFIISPVLAMQILIQCDSSNGADEWLEAIQSAISNLPCQVDRCMRIPKMSKEHSKDDDADEGKKSRIGRSKSVKMKKEGSIEDLSLTSAERQTKIKAKLRKFFQRRPTVEALEKKGIYKDEPVFGCYLDCGNENPRVPYFVRHCIECIEKTEENMKTDGLYRASGNLSQVQKIRLQVDQHNWAVLDQEEDVHVLTGALKLYFRELKTPLIPTQYFNKAIKASTNHVRSAKISSFKDILKNLPSTNFDTLKFLLEHLRRVTNYQEFNRMHIPNLAIVFGPTLMRPEQESLNMAFDLMQQNLVIECLLMEFESIFAR